The genomic interval TTTGGACTCTGCCGAAGTGGCTCCCAACGAGTATTTCCCGCCTCTTACGACCCCGGAATTCAGGACCTTGCGGCTTCCGCTTCTTTGCGGCATTTTGGTGGCGCTCCTGTTTTGCATTTGGGCGGCACAGAATTGTGTGCAAAATAGTATTGACCTCGCACTCATTTCGCTAATCCCTGTGACGTTCCCGATTGTCGCCTTTTTTGCGGGAATCATGCTGTGCGTGATACCCCTGTGGCAAGTGTGCCCCTCATGGTTGCGTTGGGCATTGTCTGCGGCTTTGATTGCCCTGGGGGGAGGTCTCGGGTTCGTTTACGCCGGAGGCTCCTCGGTTCCGGCCAAAGAGATTATGCGCGAAACTCGTGCGGAGCACTCGACGACTTTTGATTCCCGTGCACACGCCTCGCTTGTATGGGCGTCCCGTTGCGCTGCCTGCCATGGTGTTGACGGCAAGTTCAACGAAAAGTTCGTTCGTGAATTTTACCCTGTGCCTCAAAAGTTGACGCTCCAGCGTCTTGATTCGCTGGGCGAGGATTCGCTGGTGCAGGTGATTTTGAATGGCCGCGTGAACATGAACCCCTATGGGGACCGCTTGAGTGAGGACGAGGCTCGCGGCTTGGTGCGTTACATGCGCGCGCTTGCTACGGCAGATTCGGTGGAGGCGGCTCCATGACGCTTTTGTTCCATGCGCTTGCCTGCCTTATGGCCCTTGGACTTGCCGGTTTCTTGTGGCGAGGGCGTATTTCCCTGTTCAAGGAGTCCCTCCTCATGATTGGCTTTTTGCTGGTCTTTGGTGTGTATACTTTTTTGGCGGGGGATGTGGCCGACCCCACGATGGAGCACTACCCGTTCCGCATGTTGGCGCTTTGCCTCTGTTTTTCGACGACGGCGCTCCCGCACAAACGCAGGCGTTACCTGGTGCTTGCCCAGGCGATGTGGCTTTGGGTCGAGTTCTTTGGGGCGCTTGTATTGTTTTATCGCGGGTTCGACGTACCCTGGGTTCGAATCGCCTCGATTTTTGTGGTCGGCTTTGGCAGCTGTTTTCTCTCTAGAATCAACCGCGAAATGGAATTCTGCCTGATGGTGTTTTGGATTGCCATCTGGGTGTTCTTCTAGAACGCAAAATCGAGAAAAAACTTATATTTTGGAAAAAGTTAGGAGGCTATTGTTGTGAACTTGAAGGGGTTTGTTGTTTTTGGAGCGTACGTTTTGATGCTTTGTTCCTGCGGCGATAGTGGTTCAGGGACAAACGCCGACGAAGCTGGCAACGGTTCAAACAAGGGTGGATCGTCGAATACCGTCAATCCTTCAAATGACAATGGATCCTCGATGGCGACATTTATCGAGGACCCGCGCGACGGCAATGTTTATGCGGTCAAAAAAATCGGTGACGCCCTTTGGATGACCGAGAACCTGCGAATCAAGGACACGCTCGCTTACCCCATGGACGCGGACTCCACCAAGTGCCCGGGTGACTCGACCGAGGCCTCTTGCCAAAAAATGGGTCGCCTTTACAAGTGGATGACGGCCGTGAACAATAATCAAAGTACCGACACCAACAGCGGAATTTGCCCACCGGGCTGGAGACTCCCTAACGATAAGGATTTTTCGGCAATGGTGAGCTCCCTGGGTTCAAACGACACGTTGCTCTACAAGAAGTTCCAAAAAAACGGTTGGCTCAATGAGGAGGATAGCTCCAGCATTTACTGGAGTACCTACTATAGCGACTACATGTCGCAACCCGGGGGCTTTATAAGGCGACGTGGCCTGCATGCCATAACCGTTTTGAAAATGATTAAGGGGTATAGAAGTGTAGTCTACATGGACTATGGTTTTTTGGATGATTACGGCTATGTGCGTTGCCTGCAAAACCCTGAGGCGGACTCCATCAAGGATTACGACGACTTTCTTGCGAACAAGGCCAAAAGAACGGAATATATTAGGAGTACACTAGAGGGCGCAAAACGCTACATGAACAAGGAATTGAAATACGGTTCCTTTGTGGATGAACGCGACGGGAACGAATACTACACCATAAAAATCGGGGAACAAAAGTGGATGGCGGAGAACCTGAGGTATTTTCCCGGGGATGAATATTATAAGACCTACTGGGATTACGTTTGCTATTCGCAGTGCTCCCATGAGGATTCGGTGGACTATTACACGAATGGAGTCGCGTACGAGTCCAGTTGGGCATTCCCGCAGTCCGACACGGTCGGGCCTGTGTGCCCTTCTGGCTGGAGGATCCCCTCCAAGGACGACTGGGATGAACTGCGTATGAACGCCGATACGGACCAGGCGCTGCTGGCAACGGGGAGTCTCTGGGAATCGGCTTTGAATACGACAGGTTTTACGGCGATGCCCACTTCGAGCGACAAAACCTCCGGTGTTGACCCCTTTGCCGAAACGAGGTTCTTCACTTCGGAGCTGAGCGCTGGAGAGAACGTGGACGACGAAAATCCCAAATACAAGACGCTGTATTACTACTGGTTCGATGACGGTTTCACATACTCGGACGCCAACGCCGCCTATATCCGCTGTATCCAGGAATAAAAAGGAAGACTTAGGGCTCCAGGAGCTCGCCACGTATTATGTCGATGGATCCGCCCACGAGGCTCACAATGTTCGTCGGGTTGATTTCTATTGGCCCGCAGTCCACCATCATGTCCACTGAGTGCTGGAATGTTTTCCAGAGCTCATCGGTGTCGTAGATGTCCTCTTCGCTGAGCTTTGCCGCCGTGCTGAGGATTGGTTTGTCGAAGTGCTGGAACAGTTCCTTGAAAAAGGGATGCGTCGGCATACGGATGCCAATCTCGGGGCGTTTGACGTCAAGTTGACGGGCGATGTGCGGCACCGCGGGCAAAATGAACGTGTAGGGCCCCGGCACACGGGGCTTCATGATGTTGAAGGCGAAATTGTCGATGCGGGCGTAGGCCGTTGCCGAGCGGATGTCGGGGACAATCAAGGCCATGAAGAACTTTTTCATGGGTTTCTTGAGAGCGTAAAGCTTGTGGATCGCCTTGGGCGACTCGGCGTTGCATCCAATGGCGTAACCCGATTCGGTGGGGTAGAGGACCAGGGCGTCGTCTTCGAGGGCCGCGGCGGCGAGCTTGACGATGCGCGCCTGGGGATTTTCTGGATGGGCTTCAAAACGCATTTAGCACTCCGGGATGACCTGGCCGCCTTCAAAGGCGTTCTTGTAGTGGGCGAAGGCGAGCGGTTGCTCGTAGGCCCTTACGGCAAGTACGTCAAAACGGCTTTTTTTGTCTAGGTTCTTGATTTGCGTACAAAGGAAGTGACAGGCGGTATTCCATACCTTGCGCTGTTTTTGAGCATTCACGCGGGCGGCAGGGTTTCCTTCGCCTCTGCTCCAGACCGACTTGACTTCGACGAATACCGTGGTGTCGCCGTGCTCGGCGATTATGTCCAGTTCCCCTCCGCGGTAGGCGTAGTTGCGGGAGAGAATTTGGTAACCATTCCGCATAAGGTAGGCGGTGGCGTGGTTTTCGATGAAGTTGCCCTTGATTCTGTTTTTGCTTTTTGAAAACATTAAAGTTCCATGCCCAGTAGGCGGATTTCCGATATAGCGAAGTCCTTGTTCTCGGCTTCAAAAACGTCATCAAGGTAAATCTTGATTTCGGTAGTTTCCATGGCCTGGATGGTCGGGTACTGCATGCCCTTGATGTTCTCCAGCTTGACCCTTTGCTTGAAACCATCCTTGGTTTCGAGCGTGAGGCTCTTTGGCTTTTTAAAAATGCGGAAGCGGTCGCCAAACGGGTCGTCTACCGACTTTTGGTAACCGACTGCAAAACCGATGTTCGTCACGAGCGTATTGTTTTCGAAGTAAAGCGTGAGTACCGGATTTTGCGGCTTGGCGGGCATGGCGTTGAGCCACGCGGTCTTGAGGTCGCCATCGGTCAGGTTGTCGATGGGGTAGCCGTCGCTCTCGTCGGCCTCGATGGCGGTTGTCTCGTAGTTGCCGAGGGCTTCGCTCCATTCGATTTCGCGGACGGTGCTCTCGGGCTTGTGCGTGAGCATCAAAAGGATGAGCAACAAAATTAAAAGAGGGAACAGCGAAATGGCAAGCGCCGTAAGGCGACGGCGGATGACGCGCACATGCGAGGGCAGGCGAGTGGCTGCCTCGGCAATGGATGTGGTGCCGTGGCGCAAAAGGGAGTGGCGTTTGCCGGTAAGGCGCGGCCCCCCGTGCGTTTCGCGTTGCGGGAACACCTGATCGCAGGCGTCCAAAAACTCCTGCATGTCGTGGAAGCGTTCATTGAGTTTTTTGCGCAGGCACTTGAGGATGAGTTCCGAGAGGCCGGCGGGCATGTCGGGGCGGAACTGCTTGGGGTCGGGAGGCGGCTCCTGCACGTGCTTGAGGGCGATTTCTACGGGTCGGTTGCCATTGAAGGGGAGGCGTCCGCAGGTCATCTCGTACAGAATGACGCCCATGCTGTAGATGTCGGATTGGAAGGTCACCTCGTCGCCATGGCACTGCTCCGGGCTCATGTATTCGGGCGTGCCCATGGTCATGCCGGTCTTGGTCAGGCGATCCTTTTCCATTTCCTGGATGTACGAGATGCCAAAGTCCATGATGTACACGCGGTTGTCGCGGGTGAGCATGATGTTGGAGGGCTTGACGTCGCGGTGTACAATGCCCTTGCTGTGAGCGTAAAGAAGGCCGCGGGCGATTTGGCGGATAATGACCTCGATAGCGTCAAACGGGAGTTTGCTCCGCTTTTGCAGAACGCCCGAGAGGGTGTAGCCCTGCACGTAGGTCATGGCGATAAAAAGCTGGTTATCTTGCTTACCGAAGTCAAAAACGTGTACAATGTTTTGGTGGTCCAGTTCCTTCATGGCCTGGGCTTCCATGTAGAATCTCTGGATGGCCTCTTCGTCGGCGGCGGCATCCAAAATTTTGAACGCCACTTCGCGCTTGAGTTTTTTGTCGAGAGCCTTGTAGACATTGCCCATGCCGCCCTTTCCCAAAGGACCAATCAGTTCGTAGTTGTCGTTAAAGGAACGGGGGAATGTGTTATTTGCTTGAACTGTCATTTTGCTTTTTTAGACCGGTATAGAATTATTGCAGTGATAATATAAAAACCTAGGGCGAGGGCGGCTGCGATTGGTTTGTTGTAGATGTCGTCTGGGCGCTCCAAAAACAGGTTCAAAAGAGAGTTATGATTGTACCGCGACCAAATGACGGTCGAGAGCGCCTTGCCCACGGGGAGCATTTGGTCGAGCGGCACGAGGGCGCCTGCCAAAGCCACCTGCGGAATGATGAGGAGAGGCAAAAAGGCGTTTGCCTGGCCTGCATTTTTGCTGAGTGAGCTGACCAGGAGACCGATGCTCACGGCGGGGAGTACGGTACAGGCGAATACGGCACAGAGCATGGCGATGTCGGGATTGATGTTGAGCCGGTAGGCGACAAAGGCGTAAACGACGGCGGTTTGCAGGAATGCGGCGATGGAGGGGAGAAGCACTTTGCCGAGGAGAACCGGCGTGATTTTTTGCCCCTTGCGGAACTCGTTCCTGAATATTTCTTTTTCTTGGACGATTTCGCGTATCGAAAGCGAGAGGGCGAACCAGTTCGCGCACAGGATGAGCGCAAAGGCGACTGTCCACAGGGAACTCTGCGCACTAAAGATTTGCGAGAAGAGGAACCCGATGACGAGGGGTTGCAAAAAGAGGGCGGCGATTTTCCCTTTGTCGCGGAACCATTGCTTTAGGGTAATGCCCATGCTGTAAAAGAAGGAGCCTTTGCGGCAGACCTTGGGGAACAGGACTTCGGAGTAGACCTTGCCAAGCCCGATGTCGCTTGTGTCGGCGGATTCTTTCCAGCGGGTGGCGGTTTCGTCATTGAGTCCCGAGAGGATTGCCTCGGGGTCGGTCGTTTTAAAGTAGCGGTAGGCGCCTTGCGGGCTCCCGTAATAACCTTGGTGGCCCTGGTGCAGCACCAGCACCTTGTTTGCGATGCGGAGGGCTTCGTAGCTGTGGGTGGTGAGTATCACCGTGTGCCCGAGGAAGGCCAACTGTTTTAAGTGCGTGCAGAGGATTTTGGAGTTGTATGGGTCCAAACCCGAGAGCGGTTCGTCCAGCACGATGAGGCCGGGGGAACCCATGAGCTCTTGCGCCAGGGCGGTTCGGCGGAGCTCGCCGCCGCTGAGTGTGCAAATGCGGTTGTGGATGCGCTCGCTCAGCCCGAAAAGTTCCGTGAACTTTTCGAACCGCTCGGTCGCGGTCGCGGCGAACTCCGTGCGGTCCATCGCAATGCGGGCACCATGCAAAATGGTCTCCTGTACAGTCAGGTCCTTGCGGAGTGCCGGGTCCTGTGCCAAGAAGGCGATGCGTTCGCGAATCTCCTTTTTGCGGTAGTCGAGCCCGCCAATAATCACATCGCTGTTCTCGTTCTTGGTGTAAAGCCCTTCGAGTAGTTTTAGCAGGGTGGACTTGCCTTGCCCGGAGCGCCCGATAATCGCGAGAATCTCGCCCGCGGGGAGTTCAAAGTTGATGTCTTGCAGCAGGCGTTTTTTGCCGGCGTAAACGTCGAGATTCTTGATGCTCACGTTGAACCCGGCGGCAATTTTTGCCACGAGCAGGTTCCCGTCGCGGAAGGTGACTTCGCTTTCGCTGACGCGGACCGTTTCTCCGTTGTTCAGGTAAATCTTTTTGCCGCAAAGGATCTCGGCGCAATTGGGCTTGTCTCCGTCTTCTACAACAAGCCTTGCCTTCATGGCGCCTGCGGTTGTGTAGTCGCTTGTGAGCGTGTAGGTGTCCACATCCTGGTTCTGGTCCAGAATCAAGAGGGAAAGCTCCCCTTCGTTGAGTGTCACGCGGAGCCTGCGCACGCCAATGACGATGATGTCGCCGTCCGAGAGTTTCTTTTCGTCGATGTCCTCGTCGTTTACCTTGGTGACGCTATTGCTCGTGAGGTTCTTCAAGAACCAATCATTCCCGCGTTTTTCGAGAGTCGCGTGGTCCCTCGAGACGAACAGGTCGTTGAACCGGAGATCGCTCGATTCCCTTCGCCCAATCGAAAATGGCTTGCTGGCATCTGGGGTGATTAAGTGGAACATACTAGACCAGGTTCTTCAAGCCTCTTTTAAAGCGGTCGCATGCCTTTTGGAGCATCTCGTCGCTAGCGGCGTACGAGAAACGTACGCAGCTGTCGTCGCCAAAGGCGGCTCCCGGGACAATGGCGAGGCCCTCGCTCTCGAGCAGGTATTGGCACAGTTCAACGGACCCCCCGATGGTTTTGCCGGAGGGCGTTTTTGTACCATAAAAATCACTAACGGGGGCGAACAAGTAGAATGCCCCTTGCGGTGCGTTTGCGGGCGTCTTGAGAATCTTGGAGGCGCGTTCCAGCATGTAGTCGCGGCGTTTTTTAAAGGCGGCCCGCATGGCGTTGACGCTTTCCATG from Fibrobacter sp. UWP2 carries:
- a CDS encoding FISUMP domain-containing protein, yielding MLCSCGDSGSGTNADEAGNGSNKGGSSNTVNPSNDNGSSMATFIEDPRDGNVYAVKKIGDALWMTENLRIKDTLAYPMDADSTKCPGDSTEASCQKMGRLYKWMTAVNNNQSTDTNSGICPPGWRLPNDKDFSAMVSSLGSNDTLLYKKFQKNGWLNEEDSSSIYWSTYYSDYMSQPGGFIRRRGLHAITVLKMIKGYRSVVYMDYGFLDDYGYVRCLQNPEADSIKDYDDFLANKAKRTEYIRSTLEGAKRYMNKELKYGSFVDERDGNEYYTIKIGEQKWMAENLRYFPGDEYYKTYWDYVCYSQCSHEDSVDYYTNGVAYESSWAFPQSDTVGPVCPSGWRIPSKDDWDELRMNADTDQALLATGSLWESALNTTGFTAMPTSSDKTSGVDPFAETRFFTSELSAGENVDDENPKYKTLYYYWFDDGFTYSDANAAYIRCIQE
- a CDS encoding serine/threonine-protein kinase, whose product is MTVQANNTFPRSFNDNYELIGPLGKGGMGNVYKALDKKLKREVAFKILDAAADEEAIQRFYMEAQAMKELDHQNIVHVFDFGKQDNQLFIAMTYVQGYTLSGVLQKRSKLPFDAIEVIIRQIARGLLYAHSKGIVHRDVKPSNIMLTRDNRVYIMDFGISYIQEMEKDRLTKTGMTMGTPEYMSPEQCHGDEVTFQSDIYSMGVILYEMTCGRLPFNGNRPVEIALKHVQEPPPDPKQFRPDMPAGLSELILKCLRKKLNERFHDMQEFLDACDQVFPQRETHGGPRLTGKRHSLLRHGTTSIAEAATRLPSHVRVIRRRLTALAISLFPLLILLLILLMLTHKPESTVREIEWSEALGNYETTAIEADESDGYPIDNLTDGDLKTAWLNAMPAKPQNPVLTLYFENNTLVTNIGFAVGYQKSVDDPFGDRFRIFKKPKSLTLETKDGFKQRVKLENIKGMQYPTIQAMETTEIKIYLDDVFEAENKDFAISEIRLLGMEL
- a CDS encoding L-threonylcarbamoyladenylate synthase; protein product: MRFEAHPENPQARIVKLAAAALEDDALVLYPTESGYAIGCNAESPKAIHKLYALKKPMKKFFMALIVPDIRSATAYARIDNFAFNIMKPRVPGPYTFILPAVPHIARQLDVKRPEIGIRMPTHPFFKELFQHFDKPILSTAAKLSEEDIYDTDELWKTFQHSVDMMVDCGPIEINPTNIVSLVGGSIDIIRGELLEP
- a CDS encoding YraN family protein yields the protein MFSKSKNRIKGNFIENHATAYLMRNGYQILSRNYAYRGGELDIIAEHGDTTVFVEVKSVWSRGEGNPAARVNAQKQRKVWNTACHFLCTQIKNLDKKSRFDVLAVRAYEQPLAFAHYKNAFEGGQVIPEC
- a CDS encoding ATP-binding cassette domain-containing protein; its protein translation is MFHLITPDASKPFSIGRRESSDLRFNDLFVSRDHATLEKRGNDWFLKNLTSNSVTKVNDEDIDEKKLSDGDIIVIGVRRLRVTLNEGELSLLILDQNQDVDTYTLTSDYTTAGAMKARLVVEDGDKPNCAEILCGKKIYLNNGETVRVSESEVTFRDGNLLVAKIAAGFNVSIKNLDVYAGKKRLLQDINFELPAGEILAIIGRSGQGKSTLLKLLEGLYTKNENSDVIIGGLDYRKKEIRERIAFLAQDPALRKDLTVQETILHGARIAMDRTEFAATATERFEKFTELFGLSERIHNRICTLSGGELRRTALAQELMGSPGLIVLDEPLSGLDPYNSKILCTHLKQLAFLGHTVILTTHSYEALRIANKVLVLHQGHQGYYGSPQGAYRYFKTTDPEAILSGLNDETATRWKESADTSDIGLGKVYSEVLFPKVCRKGSFFYSMGITLKQWFRDKGKIAALFLQPLVIGFLFSQIFSAQSSLWTVAFALILCANWFALSLSIREIVQEKEIFRNEFRKGQKITPVLLGKVLLPSIAAFLQTAVVYAFVAYRLNINPDIAMLCAVFACTVLPAVSIGLLVSSLSKNAGQANAFLPLLIIPQVALAGALVPLDQMLPVGKALSTVIWSRYNHNSLLNLFLERPDDIYNKPIAAALALGFYIITAIILYRSKKAK